TGGAGTAGAAATGTGATTTCAGGCAATGGTGTTACAGGTACCCTTAAAACGAATATTTATTTAAGTGGTGGATGCGGTGGCAATATTATTCTAGGAAATATTATTGGTGCAAGAGCAGATGGCAATGCCGGATTTACCGGTACAACGTGTCTTTATGGTATTTATAATGCTTCAAGTTCTGCAATTATTGGTGATATTGGCAGAGGAAATCTTATTTCAAAACATACTGAGGGTATAAGATGTCATGGCAGTAGCAATACGTATATATATTCAAATAAAATTGGTACTGATTATGATGGGATGATTGCCCTGTCAAACAATTCAGGCATTATAGTTGCCAATGGTGCCAGCAACACAGTAATTGGTAAGCCTGAAACAGGTGGAGGCAATTTGATTTCAGGTAATTTATCAACGCAAATTTCAATTAATCAATCAAATTCAACTTTTATTGAACACAATATTCTTGGTTTAGACACGACAGGAAATGCAGCCATTCTGACAACGTCACAGGGAATTTATATTGGACATGCTTTAGCTGATAATGTTACAATAGGTGGCTCAACACCACAACATGGAAATGTCATTTCAGGAAATCAATATGGAATTAATATTGCTTCAGCAGGATTCAATTGTAATATTCAAAATAACATCATTGGTCTTAATAGAGATGGAGATGCTCCATTAGGGAATAGTTTGAAGGGAATATTTGTACAGGGTGGTGCAACAGATCCTGTTCATATTGGAAGTGCCGGGGCGGGTAATGTTATATCCGGACATTCAAACGCAAGTGCCAAGGGCATTGATATCCAAAATAGTTCAAACCATATTATTCAAGGTAATATTATTGGACTTGATAAAACCGGAACATTTGCCATTCCAAATCAAGATGGTATTTATTTGACCGGCTCTAATTCTGTAACAATAGGTGGTAGTTATTTAGCTAATGAGGGAAACGTAATTTCAGGTAATACGCTGTCAGGAATAACCATGGTTAGTGGTTCTGATGGAAATTTTGTGAGAGGTAATTTGATTGGCACTACTGCAGATGGTTTATCTGCAATGGGCAATGGGCTCTATGGTATTTATGTTGGTCAAACAACGAATACATCTATTGGTGATGGTCCAAATTTCCGCAATGTTATTTCAGGTCAATCTAATTCAAATGCTTATGGAATTTATCTTGGCAATACCGGTTCAAACACGATAATTAATTCAAACTTTATTGGATCTGATATAAATGGTACTGCACCCATTGGAAATTATACCGGAATACAAATCACTGATTCGCACACCGCATACATTGGTGGAGTACCTGCTCAACGAAATTATATCGTAGCATCAACTAATGTGGGGGTTGTTTTTGATTCACCTTCAGCCAGTATTTTGAGTGGAAATTATATTGGTATTGGTGTTGGTTCAGCATCTGCATCAATGGGTAATACAACAGGTGTTTTAGTAATTGAACCCAATGCAGATATTGGTGGTGTTGATGTAAATGTAATTGCCAACAACACGGGTCAAGGTATTCTAATTAGTGGTGACGCTACTGATTTTGTTGTGGTGACCAATTGCATTGTCGGTACTGATGAATCATACACTTCAGGTATTGGAAATGTGCTTGAAGGTATTGTGATTTCTCAGGCTGATTATTGTGAAGTAAGCTCATGCACAGTTATTGGAAATGGTGGAGCGGGCATTAAATTGTACAACAGCGCAAACTACAATTTAATTCAAGGCAACAATATGTATGACCTGGGAGGAACAGGATTAACTAACCTCAATGGTATCCACCTGCAAACAGGTTGCAGTCAAAATCAAATTGGAGGTTTGTTTTCTTCTCCTGAATCTAATACTATTGGAAATTCTCAAAATTATGGTGTCTATGTTGAAAATTCAGATGACAATGAAATTTACGGAAACCTCATTGGTTGTGATATAGCAGATGCACCGTTTCCAAATTCGTACGGCGTGTATATTCAAGATTCTGATCTCACTTTGATTGGTGATCAGGCCGGAAAAATGAATGTCATAAGTGGTAACACCAATTCAGGTATCAGATTAGTGAATGCATCCAGCACAACCATTCGTTCAAACATGATTGGTGTAAATGAAACCGGAAATGGTCCCGTTCAAAATCAAATTGGTATTGAAGTGACAAGCGGAAGTTTGAATACCGTTATTGGTGGTTCAAACAATACTGCATGGGCAAATACTATTTCAACAAATAGTTATTGCGGAATTTATATTGCAGAAGAAGGAACAACGGTTCAAGGTAATTATATTGGTTCAACTGCCGGAGTGCTTGGTCCAATGTTTAATCAACAGTATGGAATTGTATTGGCCGCCGGTGCTGAAAATTCTTTGATTGGTGGTGATCGTCCCATTGAAGGGAATTATATCACATGCAATTCTGTAGCTGGAATTTTAATCGAAGACGGAAACAATGACATTCTAGGAAATATTTTTGGAGTGAATACAAGTTTTTCACCGTTGGGATCACAATTGGTTGCTATTGAAATATCAGGTGCTGATGCCGCAAATAATCAGATTGGAGACAATTCAATTGGTGTACCTCAATATGGTAATATCATCATGAACCAAACCCAGTCAGGTATCAAAATTCACAACGGAGCAAATAATACCATTATTTCTGCAAATCACATCGGTCTTGACCCTTCTAACAATACATCTTTTACTCAACCAATCGGCATTGAAATATTGGGCACCGCCGGTATTGACAATCAAATTGGAGAAGCAGTTATTGGTGGTGAAAACAGAATCAGCGGAAATGTGGTAGGTATAAAATTAGATGGTGCAGTGCATACATTCATTTATAATAATCGTATTGGAACTGCTGATGATGGAGTAGGTGTGTTAAGCAATGCCCAACACGGAATTTATTTATCTGACGCCTCATTTAATACAATTGGTGGTACAGGGCTTGAGTCAAATGTAATCTCAGGCAATGCAGTGAACGGTATTTTTATTGAAGGTGTGCTTTCAACTGACAATATCATTTCAGGTAATATCATTGGAGCAGGATTGGGCCTGGTAACGGCAAACGCAAATGGCGTAGGTATTAAAATTGCGGGTGGTGCAAGCAATAATTATATTGGTGAAGTTGGCTTTGGTTTAGGTAATAAAATTTTGGGTAATGATCAGGCTGGAATTGTTGTTGATGCATCCGTATCAAATTATTTTTACAACAACCGTATTGGATTACAATTCAGTAATACGCATGGTATAGTTTTACAAAACGGAGCTGAAAATAACATTATCGGTGGTGTTGTTGCACAGCGAAATATCATCAGCGGAAATGATAGTATAGGAATTGCAATAATCAACTCTGAGAATAATCAGATATTGGGTAACTTCATAGGTCTGTCTGAACCCGGCAATACTGCTGTGCCGAATCTTATTGGTGTTTATTTTTCAGGCGCAACGTTCAATACAATTGGTAATAATTTAAACCGGAATATCATTTCTTGCAATTTGGCTGCCGGAATTATTTTTGATCAAGCATCTGACAACAATACAGTCAAAAATAATTACATCGGAACAGATTCAACTGGTAACAACTATTTTGCCGGAGCATCAAACGGAATTGGAATAATTGTAAAATATTCTTCATCAAACATGATTGGAGGAAACCGCACTATTGATGAACATAATGTGATTAGCAATAATGCAAATCAAGGCATCTATCTAGAAGGTGCAAGTTCAAATGAAATTTATGGTAACCACATTGGAATTGGTTCTGTAGGTGATATTTTTATTCCAAACGGACAAGAAGGAATCCTACTCAGATTAGGTTCTAATTTAAATCTGATTGGTAGTTCTGGTTCAGGTTTGATGAATTCAATTTCAGGTAATGCAAAAGGAATCTTTATAAAAAATTCTGATGATAACATCATTCAATCAAACTATATAGGTACTGATTTGGATGGAGGAAGTACCTTGGTAGGATCACAAAATCAAGCAATCGGAATTCATCTTGACTCAGCATCAACTGGCAATGAAATTAGTGAGTTGAATGTCATTTCAGGTAATCTTGATAAAGGAATTTTTATCAATAGTGCAGGTACAAATTCTAATGCAGTGTTAGGAAATTATATTGGAGTTGATATAACAGGAAATGCGGTGCTGACAAACCAAATTGGTATTTCAATTTCAAACGGTGCCTCACTGAATAATATTGGAGGTGGTCTGGTATCTGACAGAAATATTATTTCAGGGAATGTGGGTTCTCAAATCGTGTGTTCAGGTGCGGGAACAAATGACAATTCAATTCTTGGAAATTATATTGGTATTGGTACTGATGGTGGTACAAGCATTGGAGGTAATGTTGGAATAACACTTGACAATAATGCAGGCACAACCTATATTGGAAATTCCGGTGCAGGTGAAGGAAATATCATTGCCAACATGACTTTGCATGGCATTGTCGTAGATAACAATGCAAACAACTCAATCATTAAATCAAACCGCATTGGTATTGATGCAAGTAATTTTTCAGCAGCTTGTCTTGGAAGTGGAGTTTATATCAACAATTCACAAAACACTATTATTGGAGGCGTTGGATTAGATGAAGGAAATGAAATTGCAAACTGCAATACCGGTGTAATGATAGGGCAGGTTATAAATTCA
This genomic stretch from Crocinitomicaceae bacterium harbors:
- a CDS encoding right-handed parallel beta-helix repeat-containing protein, which produces MRKLLFLLLIFFTASANAKLIKVTSTADSGSGTLREAVDVHLTNGDSILIDVKGDIKLQSRILINGFSNITLLGPSPKHSTIMPLDGGYTDASLITITNCSDVFIRNCGFAGETGLSMTMLEITANAGETYIDRCLFQSNESVSYGGAIYAVGANVQIRSCSFISNQGTNGGAVYLSNTISLIENCTFFDNNASIGGAIYAYQNTALNLSYNTIYQNNATTADAIYSNAATNTIHFVNNAISENGGAGDYQVTGSGGFTSGGGNCHRQNSGGEVVPYASGGDQFSPTLFFGLRTSEVIDGYGMIYFTIVNSGSVLIDVGGPALPGVDMRGAPRSLDGDNDFTPQADAGACEYTPLRVTTTASTSGTPNSLPWALDPAQNLNAVNYVEFDLPSIPISISPTSDMFLSGNYIIDGYSQDSTAVPGPATEGASGVTPAYIAVEITNSGANATGITVNPVSSECLISGLRITGFNSYGLDLGGQNTKVEGCEIGITDADVGAQNKSAGIRVTNNSNIIGGGMHWSRNVISGNGVTGTLKTNIYLSGGCGGNIILGNIIGARADGNAGFTGTTCLYGIYNASSSAIIGDIGRGNLISKHTEGIRCHGSSNTYIYSNKIGTDYDGMIALSNNSGIIVANGASNTVIGKPETGGGNLISGNLSTQISINQSNSTFIEHNILGLDTTGNAAILTTSQGIYIGHALADNVTIGGSTPQHGNVISGNQYGINIASAGFNCNIQNNIIGLNRDGDAPLGNSLKGIFVQGGATDPVHIGSAGAGNVISGHSNASAKGIDIQNSSNHIIQGNIIGLDKTGTFAIPNQDGIYLTGSNSVTIGGSYLANEGNVISGNTLSGITMVSGSDGNFVRGNLIGTTADGLSAMGNGLYGIYVGQTTNTSIGDGPNFRNVISGQSNSNAYGIYLGNTGSNTIINSNFIGSDINGTAPIGNYTGIQITDSHTAYIGGVPAQRNYIVASTNVGVVFDSPSASILSGNYIGIGVGSASASMGNTTGVLVIEPNADIGGVDVNVIANNTGQGILISGDATDFVVVTNCIVGTDESYTSGIGNVLEGIVISQADYCEVSSCTVIGNGGAGIKLYNSANYNLIQGNNMYDLGGTGLTNLNGIHLQTGCSQNQIGGLFSSPESNTIGNSQNYGVYVENSDDNEIYGNLIGCDIADAPFPNSYGVYIQDSDLTLIGDQAGKMNVISGNTNSGIRLVNASSTTIRSNMIGVNETGNGPVQNQIGIEVTSGSLNTVIGGSNNTAWANTISTNSYCGIYIAEEGTTVQGNYIGSTAGVLGPMFNQQYGIVLAAGAENSLIGGDRPIEGNYITCNSVAGILIEDGNNDILGNIFGVNTSFSPLGSQLVAIEISGADAANNQIGDNSIGVPQYGNIIMNQTQSGIKIHNGANNTIISANHIGLDPSNNTSFTQPIGIEILGTAGIDNQIGEAVIGGENRISGNVVGIKLDGAVHTFIYNNRIGTADDGVGVLSNAQHGIYLSDASFNTIGGTGLESNVISGNAVNGIFIEGVLSTDNIISGNIIGAGLGLVTANANGVGIKIAGGASNNYIGEVGFGLGNKILGNDQAGIVVDASVSNYFYNNRIGLQFSNTHGIVLQNGAENNIIGGVVAQRNIISGNDSIGIAIINSENNQILGNFIGLSEPGNTAVPNLIGVYFSGATFNTIGNNLNRNIISCNLAAGIIFDQASDNNTVKNNYIGTDSTGNNYFAGASNGIGIIVKYSSSNMIGGNRTIDEHNVISNNANQGIYLEGASSNEIYGNHIGIGSVGDIFIPNGQEGILLRLGSNLNLIGSSGSGLMNSISGNAKGIFIKNSDDNIIQSNYIGTDLDGGSTLVGSQNQAIGIHLDSASTGNEISELNVISGNLDKGIFINSAGTNSNAVLGNYIGVDITGNAVLTNQIGISISNGASLNNIGGGLVSDRNIISGNVGSQIVCSGAGTNDNSILGNYIGIGTDGGTSIGGNVGITLDNNAGTTYIGNSGAGEGNIIANMTLHGIVVDNNANNSIIKSNRIGIDASNFSAACLGSGVYINNSQNTIIGGVGLDEGNEIANCNTGVMIGQVINSSGNQILGNLIHDNTFQGIDLDGDNAVLANDGSMVTGNNDEIDFPEIFSAFDCGGTTHVGFRTEVPPGTYIVEIFSNTSPDATNGEGEIFLGRTTISPVFVGDSADIDLGSFVAPGTSITATITGLTGTSEFGTNFIVNSAPSFPVYAISDETCLGAADGIITVSAPVAYMFSLDGNPSVFGNAAYTFNANSGIHEVKIYYPNGCIDSTDITINAGTPLSFAYTAAADTCLSSLGSIDITSVLGSPGPFNYSFDGGFTYSATPGIINIAAGNYTVIVQDQLLGCTSLLTTVSVVALTDIEDESFVFDDFCALTDIALPTSVATAGGVFSFETVPSDGAVINAATGEITGFVLGNSYSVIYTIGQCSEKDTINVNALDNDDPTFSMDDFCDGSPQNIVISGLSGGTFSFNPDPADGAVINSATGEISGIGGTTYTVQYLTNGACPDSSTVMVTVLYKPAAPQIIVTDSVYCPGDIFSALSVATGTSIANWMLGSSSSTVLSTDASFTPTILSSGDNYIYVVLLDGSTCASDADSVNYYLSDISSMTAGYDVQTCLGSLIQLNASGANTYQWSDNPNLSETDIADPTAEIDDADFYVVTLTDVYGCVKSDTVSVTLLPLEDCHVETYNSFSPNDDGKNDFWEIDGIEGYPENTVIIFNRWGDKMIEFENYNNQTVIWDGSNKSGNPVPAGTYYYVVNVNGDQNQSGWVQVTR